A single Amphiprion ocellaris isolate individual 3 ecotype Okinawa chromosome 1, ASM2253959v1, whole genome shotgun sequence DNA region contains:
- the LOC111563328 gene encoding high choriolytic enzyme 1-like isoform X1, with product MFRLSGDSTILKMTPSASLLLLLLLGLSQAFPVEEEGSSEEEEGEEEDTIDMTTRILSTNNGSNENLLEGDLLAPITRNAMRCFSQSCLWKKASSVVTVPYVINYHFSQSQKNMITRAMKAMERRTCIRFKERSREYDFISIENRQGCFSALGRTGGRQVLSLSKQGCLHHGIVIHELNHALGFQHEQTRSDRDSYVRINWQYIKPSTAYNFHKQNTNNLNTPYDYSSIMHYGRTAFTTQYGKETITPYPNPNVQIGQRQRLSSWDVKRINLLYRC from the exons ATGTTTAGACTGTCGGGGGATTCCA CGATCTTGAAGATGACTCCCTCTgccagcctgctgctgctgctgctgcttggccTCTCTCAGGCTTTTCctgtggaggaggaaggaagctcagaagaagaagaaggagaagaagaagacactATTGACATGACCACCAGGATTCTGAGCACCAACAACGGCTCCAATGAGAACCTGCTGGAAGGAGACTTGCTGGCTCCCATAACCAGAAACGCCATGAGGTGCTTTTCCCAGAGCTGCTTGTGGAAGAAAGCCAGTAGTGTGGTGACGGTCCCCTATGTCATAAACTACCACTTCAGTCAGTCTCAGAAGAACATGATCACAAGAGCCATGAAGGCGATGGAGAGAAGGACCTGCATCCGCTTCAAGGAGCGTTCCAGAGAGTACGACTTCATCAGCATCGAGAACAGACAGGGATGTTTCTCTGCTCTGGGCAGAACCGGAGGCAGACAGGTGCTGTCCCTCAGCAAACAGGGCTGCCTCCACCACGGCATCGTCATTCACGAGCTCAACCACGCTCTAGGCTTCCAGCACGAGCAGACCAGGAGCGACCGTGACTCCTATGTCAGGATCAACTGGCAGTACATCAAACCATCAACTGCCTACAACTTCCACAAACAGAACACCAACAACCTGAACACTCCCTACGACTACTCCTCCATCATGCACTATGGAAGAACAGCCTTCACCACTCAGTATGGGAAGGAGACCATCACCCCGTACCCCAACCCCAACGTACAGATCGGCCAGAGGCAGCGCCTGTCCTCCTGGGACGTCAAGAGAATCAACCTGCTCTACAGATGTTAA
- the LOC111563322 gene encoding high choriolytic enzyme 1-like codes for MTPSASLLLLLLLGLSQAFPVEEEGSSEEEEGEEEDTIDMTTRILSTNNGSNENLLEGDLLAPITRNAMRCFSQSCLWKKASGVVTVPYVISYHFSQSQKNMIARAMKAMERRTCIRFKERSREYDFISIENRQGCFSALGRTGGRQVLSLSKQGCLHHGIVIHELNHALGFQHEQTRSDRDSYVRINWQYIKPSTAYNFHKQNTNNLNTPYDYSSIMHYGRTAFTTQYGKETITPYPNPNVQIGQRQRLSSWDVKRINLLYRC; via the coding sequence ATGACTCCCTCTgccagcctgctgctgctgctgctgcttggccTCTCTCAGGCTTTTCctgtggaggaggaaggaagctcagaagaagaagaaggagaagaagaagacactATTGACATGACCACCAGGATTCTGAGCACCAACAACGGCTCCAATGAGAACCTGCTGGAAGGAGACTTGCTGGCTCCCATAACCAGAAACGCCATGAGGTGCTTTTCCCAGAGCTGCTTGTGGAAGAAAGCCAGTGGTGTGGTGACGGTCCCCTATGTCATAAGCTACCACTTCAGTCAGTCTCAGAAGAACATGATCGCAAGAGCCATGAAGGCGATGGAGAGAAGGACCTGCATCCGCTTCAAGGAGCGTTCCAGAGAGTACGACTTCATCAGCATCGAGAACAGACAGGGATGTTTCTCCGCTCTGGGCAGAACCGGAGGCAGACAGGTGCTGTCCCTCAGCAAACAGGGCTGCCTCCACCACGGCATCGTCATTCACGAGCTCAACCACGCTCTAGGCTTCCAGCACGAGCAGACCAGGAGCGACCGTGACTCCTATGTCAGGATCAACTGGCAGTACATCAAACCATCAACTGCCTACAACTTCCACAAACAGAACACCAACAACCTGAACACTCCCTACGACTACTCCTCCATCATGCACTATGGAAGAACAGCCTTCACCACTCAGTATGGGAAGGAGACCATCACCCCGTACCCCAACCCCAACGTACAGATCGGCCAGAGGCAGCGCCTGTCCTCCTGGGACGTCAAGAGAATCAACCTGCTCTACAGATGTTAA
- the LOC111563328 gene encoding high choriolytic enzyme 1-like isoform X2, translated as MTPSASLLLLLLLGLSQAFPVEEEGSSEEEEGEEEDTIDMTTRILSTNNGSNENLLEGDLLAPITRNAMRCFSQSCLWKKASSVVTVPYVINYHFSQSQKNMITRAMKAMERRTCIRFKERSREYDFISIENRQGCFSALGRTGGRQVLSLSKQGCLHHGIVIHELNHALGFQHEQTRSDRDSYVRINWQYIKPSTAYNFHKQNTNNLNTPYDYSSIMHYGRTAFTTQYGKETITPYPNPNVQIGQRQRLSSWDVKRINLLYRC; from the coding sequence ATGACTCCCTCTgccagcctgctgctgctgctgctgcttggccTCTCTCAGGCTTTTCctgtggaggaggaaggaagctcagaagaagaagaaggagaagaagaagacactATTGACATGACCACCAGGATTCTGAGCACCAACAACGGCTCCAATGAGAACCTGCTGGAAGGAGACTTGCTGGCTCCCATAACCAGAAACGCCATGAGGTGCTTTTCCCAGAGCTGCTTGTGGAAGAAAGCCAGTAGTGTGGTGACGGTCCCCTATGTCATAAACTACCACTTCAGTCAGTCTCAGAAGAACATGATCACAAGAGCCATGAAGGCGATGGAGAGAAGGACCTGCATCCGCTTCAAGGAGCGTTCCAGAGAGTACGACTTCATCAGCATCGAGAACAGACAGGGATGTTTCTCTGCTCTGGGCAGAACCGGAGGCAGACAGGTGCTGTCCCTCAGCAAACAGGGCTGCCTCCACCACGGCATCGTCATTCACGAGCTCAACCACGCTCTAGGCTTCCAGCACGAGCAGACCAGGAGCGACCGTGACTCCTATGTCAGGATCAACTGGCAGTACATCAAACCATCAACTGCCTACAACTTCCACAAACAGAACACCAACAACCTGAACACTCCCTACGACTACTCCTCCATCATGCACTATGGAAGAACAGCCTTCACCACTCAGTATGGGAAGGAGACCATCACCCCGTACCCCAACCCCAACGTACAGATCGGCCAGAGGCAGCGCCTGTCCTCCTGGGACGTCAAGAGAATCAACCTGCTCTACAGATGTTAA